In one Streptomyces sp. NBC_00597 genomic region, the following are encoded:
- the mtrB gene encoding MtrAB system histidine kinase MtrB produces the protein MADGAPGGPVLRLFVRLVRRPLLPAVRLWRRNIQLRVVAATLLMSLAVVLALGFVVIAQVSKGLLDAKEEAAQSQAAGGFAVAQEKANTPSTVDGPDVTDNKVGRDASTWMNSLVKQLASGGQTAFEVVALGTGPGAGGEPGGQPGGPFVSGVKGARASGNVDPTASVPPALRRSVNHTTGTFKTFSQIRYTAGAGDKAPEPALVVGKRLTDINGDPYDLYYLFPLTQEEESLNLIKVTIATAGVFVVVLLGAIAWLVVRQVVTPVRMAAGIAERLSAGRLQERMKVTGEDDIARLGEAFNKMAQNLQLKIQQLEDLSRMQRRFVSDVSHELRTPLTTVRMAADVIHDARVDFDPITARSAELLAGQLDRFESLLADLLEISRFDAGAAALEAEPIDLREVVRRVIDGAEPLAEHKGTRIRVLGDTQPVIAEADSRRVERVLRNLVVNAVEHGEGRDVVVRLASAGGAVAVAVRDYGVGLKPGEATRVFNRFWRADPARARTTGGTGLGLSIAVEDARLHGGWLQAWGEPGGGSQFRLTLPRTADEPLRGSPIPLEPEDSRANRARAAAEAAGSGTAPRAPQGPPRPDRSPIPPRSAVAGALPVPSDPTALPGNGARVVARPADQATAPDRAPDAEQGAGAQEDGAGGS, from the coding sequence ATGGCCGACGGAGCTCCCGGCGGCCCTGTGCTGCGGTTGTTCGTACGACTCGTACGACGACCGCTGCTTCCGGCTGTCCGGCTGTGGCGGCGCAACATCCAGCTCCGGGTGGTCGCCGCGACGCTGCTGATGTCGCTGGCCGTGGTCCTCGCGCTCGGCTTCGTGGTGATCGCCCAGGTCAGCAAGGGGCTCCTCGACGCCAAGGAGGAGGCCGCGCAGAGCCAGGCGGCGGGCGGATTCGCGGTCGCACAGGAGAAGGCCAACACGCCCTCCACGGTGGACGGGCCCGACGTCACCGACAACAAGGTCGGCCGGGACGCCAGTACCTGGATGAACTCGCTGGTCAAGCAGCTCGCCAGTGGTGGCCAGACGGCCTTCGAGGTCGTCGCGCTCGGTACCGGCCCCGGTGCGGGCGGCGAACCCGGCGGGCAGCCGGGCGGACCGTTCGTCTCGGGCGTCAAGGGCGCCCGCGCCTCCGGCAACGTGGACCCGACCGCGAGCGTCCCACCGGCGCTGCGCCGGTCCGTCAACCACACCACCGGGACCTTCAAGACCTTCTCGCAGATCCGGTACACCGCCGGCGCCGGGGACAAGGCGCCCGAGCCCGCGCTGGTCGTGGGCAAACGGCTCACCGACATCAACGGGGACCCGTACGACCTGTACTACCTCTTCCCGCTCACGCAGGAGGAGGAGTCCCTCAACCTGATCAAGGTCACCATCGCCACCGCCGGCGTGTTCGTGGTCGTGCTGCTCGGCGCGATCGCCTGGCTCGTCGTACGGCAGGTCGTGACGCCCGTGCGGATGGCCGCCGGGATCGCCGAACGGCTCTCGGCCGGGCGGCTCCAGGAACGGATGAAGGTCACCGGCGAAGACGACATCGCCCGTCTGGGCGAAGCCTTCAACAAGATGGCCCAGAACCTCCAGCTCAAGATCCAGCAGCTGGAGGACCTGTCGCGGATGCAGCGCCGCTTCGTCTCCGACGTCTCCCACGAGCTGCGGACGCCGCTGACGACCGTACGCATGGCCGCCGACGTCATCCACGACGCCCGCGTCGACTTCGACCCGATCACGGCCCGCTCCGCCGAACTGCTCGCCGGGCAGCTCGACCGCTTCGAGTCGCTGCTCGCCGACCTGCTGGAGATCAGCCGGTTCGACGCGGGTGCCGCGGCCCTGGAGGCGGAACCGATCGACCTGCGGGAGGTCGTGCGCCGGGTCATCGACGGCGCCGAACCGCTCGCCGAGCACAAGGGGACCCGGATCCGGGTCCTGGGGGACACCCAGCCCGTCATAGCCGAGGCCGACTCCCGGCGCGTGGAGCGGGTGCTGCGCAACCTCGTCGTCAACGCCGTGGAACACGGAGAGGGCCGCGACGTGGTGGTCCGGCTCGCGTCCGCGGGCGGGGCCGTCGCCGTGGCCGTACGGGACTACGGCGTCGGGCTCAAGCCCGGCGAGGCCACCCGCGTCTTCAACCGCTTCTGGCGGGCCGACCCGGCCCGCGCGCGCACCACCGGCGGCACCGGCCTCGGCCTGTCGATCGCCGTCGAAGACGCCCGCCTGCACGGCGGCTGGCTGCAGGCCTGGGGCGAGCCCGGCGGCGGTTCGCAGTTCCGGCTGACGCTGCCGCGGACCGCCGACGAGCCGCTGCGCGGGTCCCCGATCCCGCTGGAGCCGGAGGATTCCCGGGCCAACCGGGCCAGGGCCGCCGCCGAAGCGGCCGGCTCCGGTACGGCCCCCAGGGCGCCCCAGGGCCCGCCCAGGCCCGACCGGTCGCCGATACCGCCCCGGTCGGCGGTCGCCGGCGCGCTGCCGGTGCCCTCGGACCCGACGGCCCTTCCCGGCAACGGGGCCCGTGTCGTGGCCCGCCCGGCCGACCAGGCGACGGCCCCCGACCGGGCCCCCGACGCCGAGCAGGGAGCAGGAGCACAGGAGGATGGCGCAGGTGGAAGCTGA
- a CDS encoding response regulator transcription factor, which yields MADSFGPERGDDGGEPIRVLVVDDHALFRRGLEIVLAQEEDIQVVGEAGDGAEAVDKAADLLPDIVLMDVRMPRRGGIEACTSIKEVAPSAKIIMLTISDEEADLYDAIKAGATGYLLKEISTDEVATAIRAVADGQSQISPSMASKLLTEFKSMIQRTDERRLVPAPRLTDRELEVLKLVATGMNNRDIAKELFISENTVKNHVRNILEKLQLHSRMEAVVYAMREKILEIR from the coding sequence ATGGCGGACAGCTTCGGGCCGGAGCGCGGTGACGACGGCGGTGAGCCGATCCGGGTGCTCGTCGTCGACGACCACGCCTTGTTCCGGCGCGGGCTGGAGATCGTCCTCGCGCAGGAGGAGGACATCCAGGTCGTCGGCGAGGCGGGGGACGGCGCGGAGGCGGTGGACAAGGCGGCCGACCTGCTGCCGGACATCGTGCTGATGGACGTGCGGATGCCCCGGCGCGGCGGGATCGAGGCGTGCACTTCGATCAAGGAGGTGGCCCCCTCCGCGAAGATCATCATGCTGACGATCAGCGACGAGGAGGCGGACCTCTACGACGCGATCAAGGCGGGCGCCACCGGATATCTCCTGAAGGAGATCTCGACCGACGAGGTCGCCACCGCGATCCGCGCAGTGGCCGACGGACAGTCGCAGATCAGTCCTTCGATGGCGTCGAAACTCCTCACCGAGTTCAAGTCGATGATCCAGCGGACGGACGAGCGGCGGCTGGTCCCGGCGCCCCGGCTGACCGACCGCGAGTTGGAAGTGCTCAAGCTCGTGGCAACGGGAATGAACAACCGCGACATCGCGAAGGAACTGTTCATTTCCGAGAACACAGTGAAGAACCACGTCCGCAACATCCTGGAGAAGCTCCAGCTGCACTCCAGGATGGAGGCCGTGGTCTACGCGATGCGGGAGAAGATCCTCGAAATCCGCTGA
- a CDS encoding phosphoribosyltransferase family protein: protein MRGWWQELAGLVLPAGCTGCGAARMLLCADCAQALSGAAAGCVRPSAGPAGLPVVHAAAVYEGPVREVVLAHKERGALPLAGPLGAALAVAVGLTAGIPGGGGVRGGAAALVAAEVVLVPVPSARRQVRARGHDPARRTALAAAARLRRAGVPARVASLLRHARPVADQAGLGARERRENLSGALGVRRGGGVRLPEGARVVLVDDVITTGATLAEAARAVRVASIGRVAGAAVVAAPADSFLSNSVDNPYRPTFL, encoded by the coding sequence ATGCGGGGGTGGTGGCAGGAGCTCGCCGGGCTGGTCCTACCGGCCGGCTGCACCGGCTGCGGGGCCGCCCGGATGCTGCTGTGCGCAGACTGCGCGCAGGCGCTGAGCGGGGCCGCGGCGGGGTGTGTGCGCCCGTCTGCGGGGCCCGCGGGGCTGCCCGTGGTGCATGCGGCCGCCGTGTACGAGGGCCCCGTACGGGAGGTCGTACTGGCGCACAAGGAGCGCGGGGCGTTGCCGCTGGCCGGGCCGCTCGGGGCCGCCCTGGCGGTGGCCGTCGGGCTCACCGCCGGGATTCCCGGCGGAGGCGGAGTCAGGGGCGGCGCGGCTGCGTTGGTCGCTGCCGAGGTGGTCCTCGTGCCGGTGCCCTCGGCGCGGCGCCAGGTGCGGGCGCGCGGGCACGATCCGGCGCGCAGGACCGCCCTGGCGGCCGCGGCGCGGCTGCGGCGGGCCGGTGTTCCCGCGCGGGTGGCGTCGCTACTGCGCCATGCCCGGCCGGTCGCCGATCAGGCGGGGCTGGGGGCCCGGGAGCGGCGGGAGAACCTCTCGGGGGCGCTGGGGGTGCGCCGCGGCGGCGGTGTGCGGTTGCCGGAGGGGGCGCGAGTCGTGCTGGTCGACGACGTGATCACCACCGGAGCCACGCTCGCGGAGGCGGCCCGGGCGGTGCGGGTGGCGTCGATCGGGAGGGTGGCGGGCGCGGCCGTGGTGGCGGCCCCGGCGGACTCTTTTTTGAGCAATTCCGTCGACAACCCGTACAGACCAACGTTCTTGTGA
- a CDS encoding DNA glycosylase AlkZ-like family protein, with the protein MTLAAPVSLSADDARRIALRAQGFLGAPDRRGGVRGVLRHLGAVQLDTISVLARSHELIPYARLGAVGRPAVESAYWSDRHAFEYWSHAACILPIEEWPHFAFRRRARRARGHRWHVLQDKERSTRAVLDRLRADGPLTSTELGGAKNGGEWFEWSETKIAVEWLLDTGEVVCTERRGWKRVYDLPERAVPDALLHDDLDDHECLRRLVALAGQSLGVGTRADIADYHRLKGDQVDAVIADSGLVPVEVEGWSKPAWADPAALATVPRGRHRTTLLSPFDSLVWDRPRTERIFGFTHRLEAYVPKPKRMHGYFAMPLLAGGRLQGRVDPAREGGTLVARQLSLTTLKAARPMAEALREAAGWVGCDSVRIERAGSPEEAAAVTAELAAL; encoded by the coding sequence ATGACCCTCGCAGCCCCTGTGTCCCTGTCCGCCGACGACGCGCGCCGGATCGCCCTGCGCGCCCAGGGCTTCCTCGGGGCGCCCGACCGCCGGGGTGGGGTGCGGGGCGTGCTGCGCCACCTGGGCGCCGTCCAGCTGGACACGATCTCCGTCCTGGCCCGCTCGCACGAGCTGATCCCGTACGCGCGCCTGGGCGCGGTCGGCCGGCCGGCGGTCGAGTCGGCGTACTGGTCGGACCGGCACGCCTTCGAGTACTGGTCGCACGCGGCCTGCATCCTGCCGATCGAGGAGTGGCCGCACTTCGCGTTCCGGCGCCGGGCCCGCCGGGCCCGCGGCCACCGGTGGCACGTCCTGCAGGACAAGGAGCGCTCGACGCGGGCGGTACTGGACCGGCTGCGGGCGGACGGGCCGCTGACCTCGACGGAGCTGGGCGGCGCCAAGAACGGCGGCGAGTGGTTCGAATGGTCCGAGACCAAGATCGCGGTGGAGTGGCTGCTGGACACCGGCGAAGTGGTCTGCACCGAGCGGCGCGGCTGGAAGCGGGTCTACGACCTGCCCGAGCGGGCGGTCCCGGACGCACTGCTCCACGACGACCTGGACGACCACGAGTGCCTGCGCCGCCTGGTGGCACTGGCCGGACAGAGCCTGGGCGTCGGCACCCGCGCGGACATAGCGGACTACCACCGCCTCAAGGGCGACCAGGTCGACGCGGTGATCGCCGACTCGGGCCTGGTCCCGGTCGAGGTCGAGGGCTGGTCCAAGCCGGCCTGGGCCGACCCCGCCGCGCTGGCGACGGTCCCCCGCGGACGCCACCGCACCACCCTGCTCTCCCCGTTCGACTCCCTGGTGTGGGACCGGCCGCGCACGGAGCGGATCTTCGGCTTCACGCACCGGCTGGAGGCGTACGTCCCCAAGCCCAAGCGGATGCACGGGTACTTCGCGATGCCGCTGCTGGCGGGCGGGCGGCTCCAGGGCCGGGTCGACCCGGCCCGCGAGGGCGGCACGCTGGTCGCCCGGCAGCTGTCCCTGACCACCCTCAAGGCGGCCCGCCCCATGGCCGAGGCGCTGCGCGAGGCGGCCGGCTGGGTCGGCTGCGACTCCGTCCGCATCGAGCGGGCGGGCTCCCCCGAAGAGGCGGCCGCGGTCACCGCCGAACTCGCCGCGCTCTGA
- a CDS encoding LpqB family beta-propeller domain-containing protein — MEAEPARVRRDGRRRWRTVRAYAFGAAGLLLAGCASMPDHGEIREVRASQGVDSQVRVFGVPPADKAGPADIVDGFLEAMTSDDPQLQTARKYLTEDAAKNWKPGSAVTVLSAGIDRFSVGGEKEPSGPRYKMTGTKLATVDERSAYQPETAPNKRYEEYLQLVQENKQWRIATPPSSLVLSESDFQRIYMPVNKYYFAGGSLVADPVYVRQRSDPDSRMDPTTQTVQSLLAGPSKWLGPVVTSSFPTGTELREGTKSLAYDGQNVLKVPLNDKVDNVAQPQCEKMAAQLLYTVQDLTASRLARVELLRADRSSLCSLTETTATTIAHRPPVPEYQYYVDSGDRLVRMKLDVTSEDQQYRPEPVPGPLSATSASPGFKVGSAAVSYDEKRAAVVSEDGHALHLVNLTTAGAVPQPVLNSKGTKPNGLGAPSWDAAGDVWIADQDPQNPALYRVPGATAVPQKIDVAGLDGRITALKASPDGVRIALLVEKDNRKNLYIGRIERPEGKGDAAPVSVRELRPAAPQMASVTALSWAPRGRLLVVGRENGGVVQARYMLADGSMIAASLPGATGLVAVAATEDEKKPVVAYSADDGIVWLPPGAQWRTVAEGGRDPVYPG, encoded by the coding sequence GTGGAAGCTGAGCCCGCACGGGTGCGCAGGGACGGCCGCCGACGCTGGCGGACGGTGAGGGCGTACGCCTTCGGCGCGGCCGGGCTGCTGCTGGCGGGCTGCGCCTCCATGCCCGACCACGGCGAGATCCGCGAGGTGAGGGCCTCGCAGGGTGTCGACTCGCAGGTGCGGGTGTTCGGTGTGCCGCCGGCCGACAAGGCCGGTCCGGCCGACATCGTCGACGGCTTCCTGGAGGCCATGACCAGCGACGACCCGCAGCTGCAGACCGCCCGCAAGTACCTCACCGAGGACGCGGCGAAGAACTGGAAGCCCGGCTCCGCCGTCACCGTGCTCTCCGCGGGCATCGACCGGTTCTCCGTCGGCGGCGAGAAGGAGCCCTCGGGCCCGCGCTACAAGATGACCGGCACGAAGCTCGCGACGGTCGACGAGCGCAGCGCCTACCAGCCGGAGACCGCACCGAACAAGCGGTACGAGGAGTACCTCCAGCTGGTCCAGGAGAACAAGCAGTGGCGGATCGCGACGCCGCCGAGCAGCCTCGTGCTGAGCGAGTCCGATTTCCAGCGCATCTACATGCCGGTCAACAAGTACTACTTCGCGGGCGGCAGCCTGGTCGCCGACCCCGTGTACGTGCGCCAGCGCAGCGATCCCGACTCGCGGATGGACCCGACGACGCAGACCGTGCAGTCGCTGCTCGCCGGTCCGTCCAAGTGGCTGGGTCCCGTGGTCACTTCGAGCTTCCCGACCGGCACCGAACTGCGGGAGGGCACCAAGTCCCTCGCGTACGACGGCCAGAACGTGCTGAAGGTGCCGCTCAACGACAAGGTCGACAACGTCGCACAGCCGCAGTGCGAGAAGATGGCAGCACAACTCCTGTACACCGTGCAGGACCTGACGGCTTCCCGGCTGGCGCGGGTCGAGCTGCTGCGCGCGGACCGGTCCTCGCTGTGCTCGCTGACCGAGACGACCGCCACGACGATCGCCCACCGGCCGCCGGTTCCCGAGTACCAGTACTACGTCGACAGCGGCGACCGGCTCGTCCGGATGAAGCTCGACGTCACCAGCGAGGACCAGCAGTACCGGCCCGAGCCGGTGCCGGGTCCGCTGTCCGCCACCTCGGCGAGCCCCGGCTTCAAGGTCGGCTCCGCGGCCGTGTCGTACGACGAGAAGCGCGCCGCGGTGGTGTCCGAGGACGGCCACGCGTTGCACCTGGTGAACCTGACGACGGCCGGGGCCGTGCCGCAGCCGGTGCTGAACAGCAAGGGCACCAAGCCGAACGGGCTGGGCGCGCCGAGCTGGGACGCGGCGGGCGACGTGTGGATCGCGGACCAGGATCCGCAGAATCCGGCGCTGTACCGGGTGCCGGGCGCCACCGCGGTCCCGCAGAAGATCGACGTGGCCGGGCTCGACGGACGGATCACCGCGCTGAAGGCGTCGCCGGACGGGGTGCGGATCGCACTGCTGGTGGAGAAGGACAACCGCAAGAACCTGTACATCGGGCGGATCGAGCGGCCCGAGGGCAAGGGCGACGCGGCGCCGGTGTCGGTGCGCGAGCTGCGCCCGGCGGCCCCGCAGATGGCGAGCGTGACGGCGCTGAGCTGGGCGCCGCGGGGCCGGCTGCTGGTGGTGGGCCGGGAGAACGGCGGTGTCGTGCAGGCCCGCTACATGCTGGCCGACGGTTCGATGATCGCGGCGAGCCTGCCCGGGGCGACCGGGCTGGTTGCGGTCGCGGCGACGGAAGACGAGAAGAAGCCGGTGGTCGCCTACTCGGCCGACGACGGGATCGTGTGGCTGCCGCCGGGCGCGCAGTGGCGCACGGTCGCAGAGGGCGGCCGGGACCCGGTCTACCCCGGCTGA
- the hpf gene encoding ribosome hibernation-promoting factor, HPF/YfiA family: MDIVVKGRKTEVPERFRKHVAEKLNPERIQKLDAKVISLDVEVSKEHNPRQADRSDRVEITLHSRGPVIRAEAAAADPYAALDLAQDKLEARLRKQHDKRYTRRGNGRLSAAEVADVVPGVARLNGSGQPVTEEAADAIPTTRIGSLEVQGEGPLIVREKTHSAAPMPLDQALYEMELVGHDFYLFVDSDTKMPSVVYRRHGYDYGVIHLNSDQASSSGEPGAGAGGALGG; encoded by the coding sequence GTGGACATCGTCGTCAAGGGCCGCAAGACCGAGGTGCCCGAGCGGTTCCGCAAGCACGTGGCCGAGAAGCTGAATCCTGAGCGGATCCAGAAGCTCGACGCCAAGGTGATCAGCTTGGACGTCGAGGTGTCCAAGGAGCACAACCCGCGCCAGGCCGACCGTTCCGACCGCGTGGAGATCACCCTGCACTCGCGGGGCCCGGTGATCCGTGCCGAGGCCGCCGCCGCAGACCCGTACGCGGCGCTCGACCTGGCACAGGACAAGCTGGAGGCCCGGCTGCGCAAGCAGCACGACAAGCGCTACACCCGCCGTGGCAACGGCCGGCTCTCGGCGGCCGAGGTCGCCGACGTGGTTCCCGGCGTGGCCCGGCTGAACGGGAGCGGCCAGCCGGTTACGGAGGAGGCGGCGGACGCGATCCCGACCACCCGGATCGGATCGCTGGAGGTACAGGGCGAAGGCCCGCTCATCGTCCGCGAGAAGACGCACTCGGCCGCACCCATGCCGCTCGACCAGGCTCTGTACGAGATGGAGCTGGTCGGCCACGACTTCTATCTGTTCGTCGACTCCGACACGAAGATGCCGAGCGTCGTCTACCGGCGCCACGGCTACGACTACGGCGTGATCCACCTCAACTCCGACCAGGCCTCCAGCTCGGGCGAGCCCGGCGCGGGCGCGGGCGGGGCGCTCGGCGGCTGA